Part of the Arvicanthis niloticus isolate mArvNil1 chromosome 3, mArvNil1.pat.X, whole genome shotgun sequence genome is shown below.
ctccacccctgAGTGCTCTGTTGGCAGGCAGGTGCCACTATGCCGAGTTTTGGGGTGTTCTGCCCAtgaatccaaggcaagcatttcagctACTGAGACCCACCTTACACCTTAGGAGCCATTTAATCAGGACCAGGCCCCTGGTTCAAACCTCAGAACCATaaagcagaacaaagaaaaacagtgagATATGCATATGAAGCCATAGCATTGTCGCTCCTGAGAGGGCATGCTTGCTGTGGCCAAGCTTATCTGAAGCAGCACTAGATCCATACACACACCAAGCAGACTTGACCTGCGGGCTAAGGAGCTCCAGAGATCACAATTCACAGTACCACTAAACCAATGACCTCAGTTCTATCCCCAAGGACCACAATGCTGGAAGGACTGTCTGTACTGACTCTcaccaggttgtcctctggcctctgccatgTGTGCGCCACACAATAGGTGAATGTAATAAAGTTGTGGCTTTTAGAGCGCTCAGCTAGGCATGCTCTGCTGAGTTTAAACTTTGTTCACAGTTCTCTGGAGGGTTGACACAGGAGGGTTGCTGTgttgtgaggccagcctgggtgggctacaaagtaagaccctgtccaaAGAcacaagacagagagaaaaaaaggaacagGATGATTTGACTTCAGAACTTGCTTTTCCCCACAGCTGATTGATGACACTCTCTGGTCTGAAGACATGAGCATTTATTTTGAGAACACTGGCATGCTGGTGGTCCTCACCCCTGTTGCTGACCCACATTTTGTGGCGTTTGACTTTCATAAGTGTGTGGTGAATATGCAGAATGCTCTCATGAACGAAGATCTGCACCTTGAGCCATGTAATGTAGGTGATTCCTATGATCCCGGTCAGTGCTCTGTGATCTTTGTGGTTATTTGTTTCTGGGCAGCTCGTATCATGGGGGAGCCTAGGGCCTCATACAATGGAGGAGAATCACCTTTCAGAAAGCCACTAGAATGGGGGAACCGAGGGAGAAAATTTGAGAGATCCTAGTTCCTTGGGAGGCTGTGGTAAAAGCATTGCAAATTCTTTTCAAGCCTGGACAACTCAACaagactttgttttaaagaaaacgtGACCATGGGTCTAGGTGTGTGGCTCAAGGGTGGCTCCCCCCGCCAAGAATGCCCTGGTGAGTAGCTGGGGGCCTGTTCCTGAGTGGAGAACATGAGCAGCCTATGCCCTGTGCAGGTTCACTACTCAGTATTGCAAGAAACAAGCGGAAACATTCCGTAAGATCACAGTTTCTGGACAGTATAGTGGAGACGCTTGTCTCTGGCGACACTGGGTCTGGCTGTGGCTCCCAGCATGAGGACAAGAGTCTCTGTGTGACACACAGCAGCAAGCCCCCACCTGTCCTTTGCTTCAGGAGACTGGGCTAGAGAATAGTCTTTCCTGCAACCTGCCATCTTCCCCAGGTGGAACTTCTGGAAAGCGCCATGGTAAATACAATGTTTACAATAGACATGAACAGCAAGCTAAAACTGTCTGCCCTCGTCATACCCCGGATGAACGAGAACCCTATTCCACTGGTGAGTATGGAGCCAGCCTGCACACTCTATCCTGGACCACGAGAGGACAGCCAGCCTGTCCCCAGATCTTTCTGCCCCACAGGCTACAAACGCCATGGTGCTGCCAGGCTGTAACCCCAGAAGCTCTTGTCCCTCTTCGACCTTTGCCCGTCTCCTCCACAttaatcctcttcctcctcctcctctttgttttcttcctttcttctcttccatctcctcctccatctcctccatctcaaTTTTTTGTCTCTTCCTGCTCCCGGTCAGGGTGCTTCCAGCATatcccattctttctccttgtcccTGCCATTCTGCTGTGGCTCACAGCTCAGTGACCTTGGGTTCTAAGGCTGTAGCTGACAGGCAGCTGTTCTATGCTGCATGTAGGAGCTTGTGCACAGAAACAGCTTCTGTTTGCTGAGGGTCTGCAGGGGTTCCCCCAGTGTCTGTTGCCTGGAGGACAAGTGTCTGTGCATTCTGTTTCAGGTCATGGTTAGCAACCCCCACGCCCTGGGGTTTAAGGCGAACTTCAGTGAGTTTGGCAACACGTTTGATGGCAACTCTAAGTACAAACTGGTATGTGTCTTGTGTTAGTGAGACATGATGTCATTCTCTAGGCCAGGGCAACCTTGGCATATATCATCCTGCCCTGACCTCTCAAGGCCTGGATGATGAGGACGGCCCTTGGTGCTCAGCCCTCCATGCCAGTGTTGTGGAGTGCTCTGAAAAGATgaacctcccttctccctctctacaCAGGCCTTGGCTTCTCTTCCTTGAGTAAGACAGGCAGCCACCACCTACATGTGCCCTGTCTTGAGGAAAGTCTGAGAAGCACCACGCACAGGAATGCTGAGAGCCATGTTATCTTAAAAAGCTTAGGTAGAGGGCTGGGTAGCAGCAGGGGACTCCATTTGTCCCCCTGGCACCCATTATGACAGGAACCTGGACTTGCCTGTACTACCTAAGAACACATGGCGAGTCTACGTGACATCACCCTGTTAGACAGGACTCAGCCAAGCCTACACTTGAAGCAACACCTTGGGATTGTTAAATGTCAGTGAGGAAGAAAACAGTGGCAGCTCATGAGGGACACCTAGGACAGGTGTCACTTATGACATAGAACATAGTGGGGCTGGATAAGCTCCCATGGTGCCCACCAGTCACCCTTCTCTTACCATCCCATCACGATTGGGGTAACATCTGTGTGGAACCCTGGTGCAACtggctgtctctgtgtgtcttgtctgtctccctccttctgtctgtccctgtgtctGCCCCTGCTACCATTCCACAGGATATTGAACTGAAACAGCAGTACCACTGGGACAACTCAGAGGTCAACTTCACTTCCAGGTATGTGACCCAGGCTCAGGGCCCGAGGCTGCTCCCCACTGATAGATACCTCCAGGGGTCCCCAGCGCACAGCAGGAGAAGTAGGACTGAGCTGCAGCCTTGGCTTTGGGACATTATGATAACATTGATCTGACATTCTCTATGGGGGGTCTGGGCCTGGAGGTCCCTGGTGGAGCACTCGCCTAGAATGCATGGAGCTCTGGGTTCTAGGCCCAGCACCTCAGGTCCTGAGTGCAGTAGCATAAGACTGATCTCAGCACTGTGGAAGTgggagcaggaagatcaggagttcaaggtcagccttgggtaTCTTACAtggagtttgaagtcagcctgggcagaaaagtgtgtgtgtgtgtgtgtgagagagagagagagagactatgtgtgtgtctgtgtgtttgagggtCTGCGGGTAAGtttatgcctctgtgtgtgtgtgtgtgtgtgtgtgtgtgtgtgtgtgtgtgtgtctgaatgtatgtgtgtggagtgtgtgtataGTAAGAATATTTAATAAATCCTTACATGTGGTTTCTTTCTgccttagaccatttatgttcctAGATAAAAGGCACACAtgcagccttatattttaatgccttaagcagcacaatagctgggcagctgcctcgCCCCCATGCTGTTAGACTCTACCTCCTATTGATAACCCCATTATTACTTACTACACTTCATGTGGGTTGCTCTTAGCTCCGAGTACTCAGTCCTctgggccatgttctcttggcCCTTAGCCCATGATGGtgctcttgttctctctctctctctctctctctctctctctctctctctctctctgtctctctctcccacacacacacacacaccctgtactTTCTTCCAAGCTACTGGGTATAGGCATCTATATTCACCAATCCGAACTTGGGAGCAGGGTTTCAGGGGTTACTTGTAGACTCTTTGGGGCAAagagtttttttggggggggcccaaattagcattagaatacaagcagcattaagCCAAcccagtacatgtgtgtgtgtgtgtacttgtgtgtgtctgtatgagtatatgtgtctatttgtgtatgagtgtgaatgtctgtgtgtgagtttgtgttgtgtgtaagtattttggtgtgtctgtgtgtgtctctctgtatgattatgtgtctatgagtgtgtgtgtgcttgagtatgtatgtctgtgggggGCAGGGGTTGTACCCTAGTctgttttctgatgttttaatAAACAATGTGACCCAAAGAAACTTGGACatgaaagggtttacttggcttacgCATGCCAATTACAGTCCATCGTTGAAGGAAGCTGGATCAGAAACTGAAGCTGGACTGatgtagagaccatggaggacaACTGCTTATTGGCTCCTCCtgatggcttgcccagcctgcttttttcttccttctcctccttctcttcctcttccccctctttctcctcctcctttcttctcctcctcctctccttgttctttttctctttttgttttttttccaagacagggtttctctgtgtagcccaggctgtcacagacctcactctgtagaccaggcttacctcaaactcagagatttgcctgcctctgcctcccaagtgttgggattaaaaatgtgcaccagttgccgggcggtggtggtgcacacctttaatcccagcacttgggaggcagaggcaggcggatttctgagtttgaggccagcctggtctacagagtgagttccaggacagccagggctacagagagaaaccctgtctcgaaaaaccaaaggggaaaaaaaaatgtgcaccaGCACTTCCCGGCACTCAGCCTGCTtacttatacaacccaggaccactccCCCAGGGCTGGCCCCACCCACTATGTGCAGAGCCTCCCatgtcaatcactaatcaaggccacaggccaatctgatagggACAaattctcaattaaggttccctttTCATGCCCGTATCAAGTTGACCAGCAAGAGTAGCCATGACAGACATGATGTCAGGCAGACGGATGGAGGGTATAGGATTGAGAGGGTTGACAGACAGTGGTGTGTGCAGACGGATCCTGTGCCAGAATGGGTGAGGGTTTGTCCCTGTCACATTGCAGCATCAAGCTCCCGGCCATCTCCTCCATAACTGTGGACATAGCTGACAAGACACTTTCGTGTGTGGACCTAAAGCCTCTGGTATGTACAGTCTTGTGTTGCCTAACATTGAGTCGTGTGCTGAGTCATGGGGGAGGCCCCATCACACTGCACACTGGACATGGTTTGGAGACACAATCACAGTGACAGTGTCTGGTTGCTGGGGTCACTGCTGCTCACTGCCATCCCCCAGAATCCGCTGCAGAGGCGCTGTTTCTCACCGGTTATCTCTAGAATCATCTGTGGAGATGTAGAGAAGATAATACAGCAGTTCTCAACGTTCCTAGTGCCTTGAACCTTCAGTACAGTCCCAGGTGTTGCGGTGACCCTCAgctataaaattatcttcattgccAGGCACTGGTGGCATATGTCTTTGatcccaacacccaggaggcaaaggcaggtagatttctgaaactgaggctagtctggtctacagagagagttccagaacagcctaggctacacagagaaactctgtcttgaaaaacaaaaacaaaacaaaaatataaacaaaaaacatatttctACTTCATAGActaattttattactgttatgaattgtattgTAACTAGTTTTGGAGACAGAAGTTTGCCAGGGGGctgtgacccacaagttgagtaCCTCCATTCTAGATGCTTTCAGAGATTTGAAATAACATTCTGGCAAGCAAAAACTTGTGAATACGTCATTGGCAGCTGTATTATTCACAGTGGACAAAAGGTGGGAAAACTCAGACAAACAGAGTATATGACCTGTATATCAATCGAACATCACTTATCCAGAAGAATGCAGTTTTTACACACAATTACAATGTATATGATTGTGCACTTTTAAGGGGAGGGGACAAAGAGTTCAGTGTTCCCTGGGGACAGTGCTTCAGCTTGGGATGATGAGATATACCCGAGAGCCACTGTGTCAGGACCAGGCATGGGAACTTGTCCCACACAGTGTCCCACCATAGCAGGGCTGACAACGGCTCCTCATGGAGTGAGTGACCACCTTTCTGCCTTGGTTCCTTACAGTCTACACTCATCTCAGTTGGCTGTGACATGACAAAGAAAATTGTCGTGCAAAAGTAAGTGCGACAGCTCTGGTGTTGGGGGAGGCAGGGTAACCTGTATCAAGGTAACCTCAGTCCATCTACTTTTGTATATGCTTAATGGTTTTATAATAAATCAGAACCCTGAGACCCTATATCTGTGGAAACAGCCCATCGTGGGCCAGGAGGGGATTAGCTAGCCatagtgagtgagtgtgtgtgtgtgtgtgtgtgtgtgtgtgtgtgtgtgtgtgactgtgagagtgtgagtgtgatCCTGTGGGTCTGAAAGTGGAAGTTCTCTCAAAGTGCCaaacacatggttgtgagcccctCCCCAGTataagccatctctgtagcctcaAATTTTTAATTGACAAAGGTGGTTTTGGAATCCTTCCTGGTATCATCACAGATGCCTGCCCTCCAAAGCCAGGGCCAGGTGTCCCAGCTTCCCCCCAGCCTGGCTGGTGACCCCAGTGAAAGATATTTCCCCTCTAGTTCTGCACCCTGCTCCCATCACTGTTACATCCCCGAGTGTCTAGTCCCTTGTCAAGTCTTCTCCACTTCTCTCCACTACAGCAAAATCTCCGCCTGCACCATGGGAATCCTCAACCCTGTGCAGCTGCAGAAAAACTATACTTACAGTGTTGAGTGGTAAGTCACACACCACACGACTCCCAGTCCTCCACACACTGGGAGAGAGACCCCAGGGAACAAGGATGATTGATCTAAACTGTATGGCCTAGGGGAACCATGTAAACACAGGAGCTAGTGGGATGGTTATTGTGCAGGGAGCCCTTCACAAGGCTTCTCCTTTGATGTGGCCCTTTGGCTCAGAGCCAAGCCTATGCCACTGGCCCTAATGTATGTCAGTTCGCTTTTTGTTGCTAATGATCAGATGGTCACAACCAGGAGCATCCTGGGGAAGAGGAGCTCAAggcgggaacctggaggctggagctgatgcagaggccacacaGGCTACTGCTCACTCCCATGACCGGCTGCCCAGTAGTGACGCCATCCATAGTGAACTGGGCCTCACACGTCAGTCATTAGTCCAGGAAATGCACCACAGGCATTTTCTCacctgaggttccctcttcacaGATGACCCTGGCTTGTATCACATTGACAAAAACCCAACTATGACAATTGACACCTCGCCAACTAGAGGGGAGCTATCCTTCACTGGGGTCACCAGCCAGGCTGGGGGGAAGCTGGGATGCCTGGCCCTGGCTTTGGAGAGCAGGCATCTGTGATGTTACACAAGTATATCAGTATTAATCCATAACCTCCCCTTTCTTGTTGGCCTTGATATGTTACTTTAATATTAAtatcacatttaagaatacaattcAACTTCTAAACATCCTGGGCTTTAAAATTAcaagcaccaaaaaaaaaaaaaaaaaaaaaaacaccaaaaaaaaaaaaaacccaggctcTTTCCGTCCGCCatcctggtgcctgtggaggcctgcTGAGAACAGGACTTCTAAAAGCAAGTGTGTCTGAAGGCTGTGGTACAGGGCCATTTTACAAGTGAGGTCTCCAGAGCCAAAGAGAACACAATGGCCCTTCTTAAAATTGAAGGCGTTTATACCCAAGATGAAACTGAGTTCTACTTAGGCgagagaaaaaaacaacacaGCGACTCCTGgaggcaaaccaaacaaaaccagagtgaTCAGGGAAAAAGCAACTCGGGCACACAGAAACAGTGCTATGGTTCGTGCCAAATTCCGAAGCAACCTTCCTGCAAAGGCCGTTAGACACAGAATCCATGTGGTGCTGTACCCATCCTGGATTCAAACGAATggagactaaataaataaaagtagatcCGTGATCCTCAGGGCTTCAGAGGGCCTTCACAGGCTCTCCTTCACCAGCTCCGCCCTGCCCAGCACAAACAGCATGTGTTCTAGGCCCAGATCCCCTCACCTGCTGCTGTCCTCAGAGATTGCCCCTAATGTGGGCATCTTCCGTGAAAAGAAACTGCATTTGACCAGCAGCCTCGCACAGGCTCCCACGAGGCCAGGCCTCACCCTCTCTGCGTGACCCTTCCATTAGGAGCcatcaacagccactgaggctgAACCTTCTTCACCAGTGGCCTCTTGTGGCCtctcagtgccaagcctcagctgctcttcatgatccCTTCAATGctgtaccacctgggtgactcttacatgtTACCAAGTatagctgcagcatgaggtacagcTCGGCCacctggaacacagcttctgtgtgctcacTCTCGggaaacacagcttctgtgtgccgACTGTCAGGAAACACCTCCCAGATTTTGCCTCAGTGATGTGAAAGCCCagtggcttactcagcctgcttcttacagaacccaggaccaccagcccagggatggctccacccacaatgggcgggACCTTCCCCCATTAGTCTTACCACACAGGAGTCTGGGAGAAGGAAGGTGGGACAGGTTCAGTTTTAGTCTTTGTGTGAATGTCGATTGATTGACCATGGCCCACTCACACACAGAAGACTCTTGAGCTTCGCTTAAAATGTACTGAttaaaaagtcacacacacacacacacacacacacacacacacacacacacacacacggtatagAGACACACGAAAAGTGTTTTCTTAATGTCATTCCTGGCTGGGGAGGGTTCAGTGGCtgtcaggacctgagttcaacttctGGATcctgtgatttaaaaaacaaacaaatgtgagtTGCTGGGGTCGGCTCCTGGTCAGTGTGCTCCTGGTCTCTTCAAAGGGAAGCGTACAACCCAGTCAGCTACGACGGTGAAGCCAAGGATGACCTGATAGTATTTTACCAGTACAAGGACCTAGGCTGTCCCCGCCTAGTCTACTACGACAAACCGTGGATACCTGTGGTGGAATTGTAAGGCCCCAACCATTCCCTCCCCCCTAGGAcagtttctcctttcctgtccctgtctctccccactgGCCTTTCATAccaactctggctgtcctgagcCAGCCCCATAGCTGGCTGTCTACTGAGCCAAAAGCTAAGGAGGTACACACCCAGATTGTAGTGTGAGACACACTTCCATTCCCATGATGCTTCGGCTTGACTTGCAGATCTACACAGTGGCCCTCTGACCcactatgtagctcagtctggccttgaactctccatACTACTGCCCCCCAGCCCTCCAAGTACTGGGATGCCTTATGCCATTAGACCAGAGTTACAGCTTTTCTTCCGACCCCTTCTGTGCAGCCTGTGGTTTCCCTTCAtcctcttctctcccatctctttccCCACCTGGGGCAATGTTTGTGTCTCCATGATTGGTTGTGGGGTTTTGAAGGATAAATAGGAGTTTGTTGGGCAGATATGATAATAAAGCCATAGCCACATAGAGACTCAAAGACACTCGGGTAGGTGCAGTTGTACATACTTGAGATCCTAGAACTTAGGAATTTGAGGCAAAATTGCAGGTTGGAGGCAAGgctaggctacacagcaagatcctttttaaaagaaagccttGCTAAGAAGTGTGGAGGCTAAACATATGCAGACTTTTTCCTAAATATATAGGAATTTGGGCAGTGTGTGACTGCATGGTAAAGCTTTCTGAGGTAGAACTTCTGTAGTTGCTGGAAGCTGCCAGAATAGTTCTGTTCACCTCTGATTATCTGAAAGCTTCAATGATCGTGTTGCTAAGGGCTCTTTAGAACACAATTCTGTCATGTGACAGTTTTAAGGCAGTATCTTATTTAGCCTAGGCTGGTCACAAACTCTCTCTACAGCCAAGGTTAACTTTGAGCTCCTGCACAGACACCCCCAGGCGTGCTGTGACCACAGGCATGGACCATCAGACACAGCTTTCCATAACCTTGAAGTCCTGTCTAGGTAGCTAATGACCCCATGAGTGTCCTCTAGTCAAGATGACCCCATCAGTGTCCTCCTGTAGGGATGACCCCATGAGTGTCCTCTAGTCAAGATGACCCCATCAATGTCCTCCTGTAGGGATGACCCATCAGTGTCCTCCTGTAGGGATGATCCCATAGTGTCCTCCTGTAGGGATGACCCCATCAGTGTCCTCCTGTAGGGATGACCCCATAGTGTCCTCCTGTAGGGATGACCCCATAGTGTCCTCCTGTAGGGATGACCCCATCAGTGTCCTCCTGTAGGGATGACCCCATCAGTGTCCTCCTGTAGGGATGACCCCATAGTGTCCTCCTGTAGGGATGACCCCATAGTGTCCTCCTGTAGGGATGACCCCATCAGTGTCCTCCTGTAGGGATGACCCCATAGTGTCCTCCTGTAGGGATGACCCCATAGTGTCCTCCTGTAGGGATGACCCCATCAGTGTCCTCCTGTAGGGATGACCCCATAGTGTCCTCCTGTAGGCATGACCCCATAGTGTCCTCCTGTAGGGATGACCCCATAGTGTCCTCCTGTAGGGATGACCCCATAGTGTCCTCCTGTAGGGATGACCCCATAGTGCCCTACTGTAGGGATGACCCTGGCAGTGTACTGTGGCCAAGCCCGGCAGCCTCACTTTGTGTCTCAGGTGGAAGAATGGGATTCTAGAAGAAATCATGAAGGCAGAGTATGTCATCTCGGAGGTGAATGGACTAATTACCTATTCGTATTCCTTGACGGCTGCCACTGCAAACTGCCGGTCACAGCCTCAGAACTGGAGCACATTTGAATCGGACATAGAGATCGAACAACCGATCCTCTGGAACAGAGAGGTAGGCTGGTGCTCACTCTCACCCGGAATACATGAAGCCCCAGCACCTTTGAAGCTGTGTGTTGGTTTCTACCAGTCATCCCATCATATCCCTGTGGTGTTGGAGACTGGAGGACCCACTACAgagcaagttcgaggccagcctaggcttcaCAAAAGTTTCTCAGATAAGGTAACTACCACCCAAAAGACTGTTTTTCTGAATAAGGTCATACTCCAAGGTCACACAACTCATGCCTATGTGGTTGGCAAAGCCAGGAGTCCTAAGAAGGACGAGGAAGGAGGCTGGAGGTGGGGTGAAGCCCAAGGCCCTACATCATGGGTTAGCTTAGAGGGAAGAGAGCATATGCTGTGTGAAGGACAGAGACCAAAGCCAAGCTAATCGGGAATAGAATCTCTGTCCTTGTCCCCAGAACTATGTCAGCTGCCATGAGGACAACCAGGACAACCCCCTGCTATGGCCAAATGTTGAGTATCAGGTCTTAGGTGGCCAGACAGACAACAGGGTTATTTTTGGCCAAAGAAATGGAATCTACACCTTCCATCTGTCTGTGGTGGACCCATACTACAGGTGAGTGGAGAGCACGATGTCCCTGGGGGCCTTGAGGAGAGATGCTGCACAGGTCCTTGTGTGGTAGTGCACCCCACGCATCCCAGTGATGTGGAGCTGGGCAGACACAGGAGGacctagagttcaaggccatccttggctacataactagtttgaggccagcctgggctacatgagacctgtgTCAAAAGTCACACAAGAGGCAGCTTGTGGGCTGTAGCCACCTCCCATTGGAGATTTTGCCTGCTGTTCCTATTCCTGCTTTTTGACATTTGGGGCTTCTTGCCGTCATTAAAGATTCCCTCCCCTCGCTGAAGCTATGTGTCCTCTGTGGGACTGACACAGCAGCTtcagtgcggggggggggggggggggctttgcccttcccccaccctttcctcctcttgGGAAAGCTGAAGGCCTATTAactgcatttttctttctaactctgaTGAAATTGTCCTTAGTATTCCCCAGCCAAAAactcccaaaccaaaccaaaccaaagcaagcaagcaagcaagcaagcaagcaagccttAACACCCCTACACAAAGAACGTTGGCTGTGTGTGATCAAAGGAGGAGAGTTACCATCCAGGACCCAGATTAACAACCAACAACCTGACAGGCTGTACCCACTGTCTTCTGCAGTTATTGCAACCTGCACACCATATTCAGCGTGTACGTCTATGGGGCCTTGCCGGTGGCGAAATTCCAGCCATTGGCCTGCATCCTCCTGATCGTCGGCACAACGCTGCTGACCGTGTGGCTGGCCTACGCCATCCCCAAGCAGCTGAGAACGAAGAGAGGCCAGCAGCTTTCAGGGTTCTGCTCCCTGGTGTTCCAGAACTGCCTGGGAATCTGCACCTGTGCCTGGCTTCGGGGCAAGTTGAGACGGTGGCTGCGCTCCAGAAGGGTGAAGAACCAGCCAGATAAAGTCTGGAATACAGGCAGGAAGCCAGACTTCCATGAGTAGCCAAAGACACAGGGGCCACCCTAAAGGGAGCCCCAGTGAGGGGCCTTTCACCTCCATGTGTGTCCCTGTTGGCTTTTGTCCCAGTAAATTGTTAACAATGGAGGGATCAGGTTGCCAAGTGCTGAGCAGAGCAGCAGAGCGCTACTCCTGAGACTtgccccagctcctcactgggggccTGGTCCTGAGCTACACCTGGatcccctcactgggggattctgagCTGGGGACCGCCCCTGAGCACGCCCCTAGCTACACCCCGACCACGCCCCTAGCTACGTCCCGACCACGCCCCTAGCTACGTCCCGACCACGCCCCTGGCTAAGTCCTCCTTGTCCTGGCTCccttttttgtttctcttgcttTCCTTCTGCTGTGAGGCTGTGGGGGAGGAGCTCAGAAGGAGGGCAGTGTGGGCAGACTCATAACTTCTCTGAGCCAGCGTCCTCATGGTCAGAAGCATGAGTAAGGGGAAGTGAGTGTTGGCTTGGGTGACTCATTCCAACTGTCCTCATTGCTGAAGGAAAGGACAGGTCAATAGTAAATGGCTTACCCAGCAGGAAGTGCTGATATCACAGCTGGGGACTTCCCAGTGTCATTCCCCTTCATCATAAGGTGATGAAGTCCCCTAAATGAAGAATCCAAGAGAAGACTCTTGGACAACACTGTGTGACAAGAGGAAGAGAGGCTAGGGGTTCATGGGGTGTCCTGAAGGCAGCAAGCCACGTGATCTCgctggcatgtatgtatgtatgtatgtatgtgggtttttgttgttattttctcctgagacaagttttctttgtatagcactggctgtcctagagctcattctgtagactggccttgaacttacagagattcccccagtctctgcctcctaagtgctgggatcaaagacgtGTATCTTTAACATCTTTTTGGGTTTATGGGATTATAGGGTGTTTCTGCAGGTGCCTGGGCTGAGATCAGGAAAGAAACAGCCCGG
Proteins encoded:
- the Catsperd gene encoding cation channel sperm-associated auxiliary subunit delta isoform X3; protein product: MRTVRTGKVFTTDIKLEGDLLFYAFPNTLVLQNLCKTDITLYLGKKVFLTTNSFESSTLPLTVPESMAVGVPSVTSAHFLPGSVILFVISGKVYSYNFDEHSWRNVEGVTEPVSHISGDTCCFEGSFCLELSNYLFAYLRGGQIPGTNIYFSDNGGFSFQFLHSNQLSHLNGTLGGIFHFHSMSQVGILMVKNDSGTFHYTEHPLNHSMGISFSYKNPLEVIMKPHQRGFLVLWSKTSILVSSNSGQIVEPVQLVKENTFTNLDVESANINIHSIAWNTHELAFFAAEDHLYYGSQSYTGTYIIKLIDDTLWSEDMSIYFENTGMLVVLTPVADPHFVAFDFHKCVVNMQNALMNEDLHLEPCNVELLESAMVNTMFTIDMNSKLKLSALVIPRMNENPIPLVMVSNPHALGFKANFSEFGNTFDGNSKYKLDIELKQQYHWDNSEVNFTSSIKLPAISSITVDIADKTLSCVDLKPLSTLISVGCDMTKKIVVQNKISACTMGILNPVQLQKNYTYSVEWEAYNPVSYDGEAKDDLIVFYQYKDLGCPRLVYYDKPWIPVVELWKNGILEEIMKAEYVISEVNGLITYSYSLTAATANCRSQPQNWSTFESDIEIEQPILWNRENYVSCHEDNQDNPLLWPNVEYQVLGGQTDNRVIFGQRNGIYTFHLSVVDPYYSYCNLHTIFSVYVYGALPVAKFQPLACILLIVGTTLLTVWLAYAIPKQLRTKRGQQLSGFCSLVFQNCLGICTCAWLRGKLRRWLRSRRVKNQPDKVWNTGRKPDFHE
- the Catsperd gene encoding cation channel sperm-associated auxiliary subunit delta isoform X1, encoding MLMLMVVAAVATMVRAELCRMRTVRTGKVFTTDIKLEGDLLFYAFPNTLVLQNLCKTDITLYLGKKVFLTTNSFESSTLPLTVPESMAVGVPSVTSAHFLPGSVILFVISGKVYSYNFDEHSWRNVEGVTEPVSHISGDTCCFEGSFCLELSNYLFAYLRGGQIPGTNIYFSDNGGFSFQFLHSNQLSHLNGTLGGIFHFHSMSQVGILMVKNDSGTFHYTEHPLNHSMGISFSYKNPLEVIMKPHQRGFLVLWSKTSILVSSNSGQIVEPVQLVKENTFTNLDVESANINIHSIAWNTHELAFFAAEDHLYYGSQSYTGTYIIKLIDDTLWSEDMSIYFENTGMLVVLTPVADPHFVAFDFHKCVVNMQNALMNEDLHLEPCNVELLESAMVNTMFTIDMNSKLKLSALVIPRMNENPIPLVMVSNPHALGFKANFSEFGNTFDGNSKYKLDIELKQQYHWDNSEVNFTSSIKLPAISSITVDIADKTLSCVDLKPLSTLISVGCDMTKKIVVQNKISACTMGILNPVQLQKNYTYSVEWEAYNPVSYDGEAKDDLIVFYQYKDLGCPRLVYYDKPWIPVVELWKNGILEEIMKAEYVISEVNGLITYSYSLTAATANCRSQPQNWSTFESDIEIEQPILWNREVGWCSLSPGIHEAPAPLKLCVGFYQSSHHIPVVLETGGPTTEQVRGQPRLHKSFSDKNYVSCHEDNQDNPLLWPNVEYQVLGGQTDNRVIFGQRNGIYTFHLSVVDPYYSYCNLHTIFSVYVYGALPVAKFQPLACILLIVGTTLLTVWLAYAIPKQLRTKRGQQLSGFCSLVFQNCLGICTCAWLRGKLRRWLRSRRVKNQPDKVWNTGRKPDFHE